In Streptomyces sp. NBC_00414, a single window of DNA contains:
- a CDS encoding HEAT repeat domain-containing protein, with product MFDPVIAPSGTLLGLLQRGRGDGTLHALTAPRAEALAALNHCVLSDPRHDWQVENRSLYYARLHLDLGGGLDEIEAHLFDAADVLDTDESRTGLALAVLGHLASYGRRDALELLRRYAACGANWAWALDELALRDDDAGLRALAAPVLARFPTDPEGEAELAAVVRDSFEPRPWRLWADDPRESIAARVRAAGESGSFDRWQQQMRPTGPRPGWSVRAVFEWAQQGIERGAALHVPAARCLTAVAGPEDRPEIVEAARTGDDGARCTALRYLADSHDPDALDLVEAAQASGSRLVVDAALDAFERMRSVAAVQRARGWAHRPDALGEAAGRVLACRGGAQDSELVLGALREAVRGEGPDAQTLWTLVDGAGRLGIAGAAPVLRHVYRETASSHLRGRAARALAATDPSFAAGFAVECLWDCEETTREVAARHAETGDARVVDQLRRLAADPAEEADVQTAVRSRIGPDASAV from the coding sequence ATGTTCGATCCGGTCATAGCGCCCAGCGGTACGCTGCTCGGCCTGCTCCAGAGGGGCCGCGGCGACGGCACGCTGCACGCGCTCACCGCACCGCGGGCCGAAGCGCTCGCGGCGCTCAACCACTGCGTGCTGAGCGACCCCCGCCACGACTGGCAGGTGGAGAACCGCTCTCTCTATTACGCCCGTCTCCACCTCGACCTGGGCGGAGGCCTCGACGAGATCGAGGCGCACCTCTTCGACGCGGCGGACGTGCTCGACACCGACGAGTCACGCACGGGCCTCGCGCTCGCCGTCCTCGGCCACCTCGCCTCGTACGGCAGGCGGGACGCCCTGGAGTTGCTGCGGCGGTACGCCGCCTGCGGCGCCAACTGGGCCTGGGCCCTCGACGAACTGGCACTGCGCGACGACGACGCCGGTCTGCGCGCGCTCGCGGCCCCCGTGCTCGCCCGGTTCCCCACCGATCCCGAGGGCGAGGCCGAGCTGGCGGCGGTCGTCCGGGACTCCTTCGAACCCCGGCCCTGGCGGCTGTGGGCCGACGATCCCCGCGAATCGATCGCCGCGCGGGTGCGTGCCGCCGGTGAAAGCGGTTCCTTCGACCGCTGGCAGCAGCAGATGCGACCCACCGGGCCACGCCCCGGATGGAGCGTGCGGGCCGTCTTCGAGTGGGCCCAGCAGGGCATCGAACGCGGAGCCGCACTCCATGTGCCCGCCGCTCGCTGCCTGACGGCCGTCGCCGGACCCGAGGACCGCCCCGAGATCGTCGAGGCCGCCCGCACCGGGGACGACGGCGCACGTTGCACAGCTCTGCGCTATCTCGCCGACAGCCATGATCCCGACGCCCTCGACCTGGTGGAGGCCGCGCAGGCCTCCGGCTCACGGCTCGTCGTGGACGCCGCCTTGGACGCCTTCGAACGCATGCGGAGCGTGGCCGCCGTGCAACGGGCCCGCGGCTGGGCCCACCGGCCCGACGCCCTGGGAGAGGCCGCCGGACGCGTCCTCGCCTGCCGGGGCGGCGCACAGGACAGCGAACTGGTCCTGGGCGCCCTGCGCGAAGCCGTACGGGGCGAAGGCCCTGACGCGCAGACGCTGTGGACCCTCGTCGACGGCGCCGGACGGCTCGGTATCGCAGGGGCGGCGCCCGTCCTGCGGCACGTCTACCGCGAGACGGCCTCCTCCCATCTGCGGGGGCGTGCGGCTCGGGCGCTGGCCGCCACCGATCCCTCCTTCGCCGCGGGATTCGCCGTCGAATGCCTGTGGGACTGCGAGGAGACCACCCGAGAGGTGGCCGCACGGCACGCCGAGACCGGGGACGCCCGAGTGGTCGACCAGCTCCGCCGGCTCGCCGCCGATCCGGCCGAAGAGGCCGACGTACAGACCGCGGTCCGCAGCCGCATCGGACCGGACGCGTCCGCCGTGTGA
- a CDS encoding glycosyltransferase family 4 protein has product MRVVIVTESFPPDVNGVAHCALQTARHLVERGHTPVVVAPATSPKLSAPSEQSDSSFGTGSDASAPCPVVRIPSLPLPGYPQVRVALPSRRVAAAITAHRADIVHLAGPFVLGVRGMAAAGRLGIPAVAVYQTDLAGYARTYMGTGEAAAWRRIRSVHAAADRTLAPSSAALHDLEAHGVPRVRLWPRGVDTVRFRPRHRDEALRRELAPNGELIVGYVGRLAPEKQIELLGGACGLPGVRVVVVGDGPSGPSLDQALPGAVFLGRRTGDELARIFASLDVFVHTGPFETFCQTVQEAMASGVPVVAPAAGGPLDLVAHGRTGLLVPPRDEAAVRDAVWSLAADPALRAAYGAEARRTVEGRTWAAVGDALIEHYTDVLAGRAVVAA; this is encoded by the coding sequence ATGCGTGTCGTCATCGTCACCGAGTCCTTTCCCCCCGATGTGAACGGCGTGGCCCACTGCGCGCTCCAGACCGCCCGGCACCTCGTCGAGCGCGGTCACACCCCCGTCGTCGTCGCTCCGGCAACCTCCCCCAAGCTCTCGGCCCCCTCCGAACAGTCGGACTCCTCCTTCGGGACCGGGTCCGACGCCTCCGCACCGTGCCCCGTCGTCCGCATCCCGTCCCTCCCGCTCCCCGGCTACCCCCAGGTCCGCGTCGCCCTCCCCAGCCGACGCGTCGCCGCCGCGATCACCGCACACCGCGCCGACATCGTGCACCTGGCCGGCCCCTTCGTCCTCGGCGTCCGCGGCATGGCCGCCGCCGGCCGGCTCGGCATCCCCGCCGTGGCCGTCTACCAGACCGACCTCGCCGGCTACGCCCGTACGTACATGGGCACGGGCGAGGCCGCCGCCTGGCGCCGCATCCGCTCCGTCCACGCCGCGGCCGACCGCACGCTCGCCCCGTCCAGCGCCGCTCTGCACGACCTGGAGGCGCACGGTGTGCCCCGGGTGCGGCTGTGGCCGCGGGGCGTCGACACCGTCCGCTTCCGGCCGCGGCACCGGGACGAGGCCCTGCGCCGTGAACTCGCCCCGAACGGCGAACTGATCGTCGGCTACGTGGGCCGGCTCGCCCCCGAGAAGCAGATCGAACTCCTCGGCGGCGCCTGCGGTCTGCCGGGCGTCCGCGTGGTCGTCGTGGGCGACGGCCCCAGCGGGCCGAGCCTGGACCAGGCGCTGCCGGGGGCCGTCTTCCTCGGGCGCCGCACCGGCGACGAACTCGCCCGGATCTTCGCCTCCCTGGACGTCTTCGTGCACACCGGACCGTTCGAGACCTTCTGCCAGACCGTCCAGGAGGCGATGGCCAGCGGCGTCCCCGTCGTCGCCCCCGCCGCGGGCGGCCCGCTGGACCTGGTGGCGCACGGGCGCACCGGACTGCTCGTCCCACCGCGCGACGAGGCCGCCGTGCGCGACGCCGTGTGGTCGCTCGCCGCCGACCCCGCCCTGCGGGCCGCTTACGGCGCCGAGGCACGGCGTACCGTCGAGGGCCGTACCTGGGCCGCCGTCGGGGACGCGCTCATCGAGCACTACACGGACGTCCTGGCCGGCCGGGCGGTGGTGGCGGCATGA
- a CDS encoding glycosyltransferase, whose amino-acid sequence MSGSLSIVRLANFVAPTSGGLRTALRELGAGYQAAGHRPVLIVPGERASDRETEQGRVITLPGPLLPGTGGYRVLTDRRRVAALLEALAPDRLEVSDRTTLRWTGVWARRARVPAVMVSHETADGVLRTWGMPPGLARRTSDAINLRTAHHYARVVCTTEFAEREFVRIGARNVVRAPLGVDLEGRHPALRDPALRARYAHVDETLLVMCSRLSVEKRPGTALDALEALMRSGQRAVLVVAGEGPLRARLEQRARERRLPVTFLGHVADRALLGGLQASADVCLAPGPAETFGLAALEAMACGTPVVASASSALPEVIGSAGATAADTGTAFGAAVRMLMDRPENERREAARARAACFGWPAAVEAFLTAHDAPVRVGPRDSMPAAVVRSVPRPREGVA is encoded by the coding sequence ATGAGCGGGTCCCTGAGCATCGTGCGGCTCGCCAACTTCGTCGCCCCCACCTCGGGAGGCCTGCGGACCGCGCTGCGCGAACTGGGCGCCGGCTACCAGGCGGCCGGACACCGGCCCGTACTGATCGTGCCCGGCGAGCGCGCCTCGGACCGCGAGACCGAACAGGGGCGCGTCATCACCCTGCCGGGCCCGCTGCTCCCCGGCACCGGCGGCTACCGCGTCCTCACCGACAGACGGCGCGTGGCGGCGCTCCTGGAGGCGCTCGCACCCGACCGCCTGGAGGTCTCCGACCGTACGACGCTGCGCTGGACCGGCGTCTGGGCGCGACGCGCCCGGGTGCCCGCGGTGATGGTCTCCCACGAGACCGCCGACGGCGTGCTGCGCACCTGGGGCATGCCGCCCGGCCTGGCCCGGCGCACCTCCGACGCCATCAACCTCCGTACCGCGCACCACTACGCGCGCGTCGTGTGCACCACGGAGTTCGCGGAGCGCGAGTTCGTCCGCATCGGCGCACGCAATGTCGTACGCGCCCCGCTGGGCGTCGATCTGGAGGGCCGGCACCCCGCGCTGCGGGACCCGGCGCTCCGGGCCCGGTACGCGCACGTGGACGAGACGCTGCTGGTGATGTGCTCCAGGCTGTCCGTCGAGAAGCGGCCCGGTACGGCACTGGACGCACTGGAGGCACTGATGCGCAGCGGGCAGCGCGCGGTGCTGGTCGTGGCCGGTGAGGGGCCGTTGCGGGCCCGGCTCGAACAGCGGGCGCGCGAGCGGCGGCTGCCGGTCACCTTCCTCGGGCACGTCGCCGACCGCGCGCTCCTCGGCGGGCTGCAGGCCTCCGCCGACGTCTGTCTGGCGCCCGGGCCCGCGGAGACCTTCGGACTCGCCGCCCTGGAGGCCATGGCCTGCGGCACGCCCGTCGTCGCCAGCGCCTCCTCCGCCCTCCCGGAGGTCATCGGCTCCGCCGGAGCCACCGCCGCGGACACCGGAACGGCCTTCGGCGCCGCGGTCAGGATGCTCATGGACCGGCCCGAGAACGAGCGCCGGGAGGCGGCACGCGCGCGTGCCGCCTGTTTCGGGTGGCCGGCCGCCGTGGAGGCCTTCCTCACGGCGCACGACGCGCCGGTCCGTGTGGGACCGCGGGACTCGATGCCCGCCGCCGTCGTCCGTTCCGTGCCACGGCCCAGGGAAGGTGTCGCATGA
- a CDS encoding SGNH/GDSL hydrolase family protein has translation MRPLRFVALGDSLTEGVGDPVGEGWRGWAALLAAGLSPSEAPVEFRNFAVSGAQTRDVLERQLPAALAERPDLASVVIGVNDTLRCTFDIHAVAERLDEVYAAFTGQGAVLLTACLPDPGAMLGLPGALARPLARRQRAVNAVVHALSARYGAVHLHAAEGDWVADRGMWSADRLHPGERGHRQLALHFHALLAETGVATGPVPCPEPEFPGPTRSASLWWLATAGTGWVARRCTDLLPQLLGLAAAEVRHRVRGTGVRLDLVAARAVASALAGLAVADRADAV, from the coding sequence ATGAGACCCCTGCGGTTCGTGGCGCTGGGCGACTCCCTGACGGAAGGAGTGGGCGATCCGGTGGGTGAGGGGTGGCGCGGCTGGGCCGCGCTGCTCGCCGCGGGGCTGAGCCCGTCGGAGGCGCCGGTGGAGTTCCGTAACTTCGCGGTCAGCGGCGCCCAGACGCGCGACGTCCTGGAACGCCAGCTGCCCGCGGCGCTCGCCGAACGGCCGGACCTCGCCTCGGTCGTCATCGGCGTGAACGACACCCTGCGGTGCACCTTCGACATCCACGCCGTGGCCGAGCGGCTCGACGAGGTGTACGCGGCGTTCACCGGACAGGGCGCCGTCCTGCTCACCGCCTGTCTGCCCGACCCCGGGGCGATGCTGGGGCTGCCGGGGGCGCTCGCCCGGCCGCTCGCCCGGCGCCAGCGGGCCGTGAACGCGGTCGTGCACGCGCTGTCCGCGCGGTACGGGGCTGTGCATCTGCATGCCGCGGAGGGCGACTGGGTCGCCGACCGGGGCATGTGGAGCGCCGACCGGCTGCATCCGGGGGAGCGGGGGCATCGGCAGCTCGCGCTCCACTTCCACGCGCTGTTGGCGGAGACGGGGGTGGCCACCGGGCCCGTGCCTTGTCCCGAGCCGGAGTTTCCCGGGCCCACGCGGTCGGCGAGCCTCTGGTGGCTGGCCACCGCCGGGACCGGGTGGGTGGCTCGGCGGTGCACCGATCTGTTGCCGCAGCTTCTCGGGCTGGCCGCGGCGGAGGTTCGGCATCGGGTGCGGGGCACTGGCGTGCGGCTTGATCTTGTGGCTGCACGGGCGGTGGCTTCTGCGTTGGCCGGTCTTGCGGTGGCGGATCGGGCCGATGCGGTGTGA
- a CDS encoding biotin-dependent carboxyltransferase family protein — translation MTDRALVVVRAGALTTVQDLGRPGHAHLGVPRSGALDAPAAALMNRLVGNPPEAALLETTLNGCDLRPRSAVTVAVGGAPCPVAVDGRPAAWGAPVHVPGGALLSVGPAVSGVRAYVAVSGGVTVEQVLGSRSTDLLSGLGPPPLVAGAVLPLGKPYDIPARVDVVPQPSPPAELVLRVIPGPRDDWFTAAAWHTFTTHTYRVSSASNRIGLRTEGRALERAIGGELPSEGMVLGAVQVPPDGRPVVFLADHPTTGGYPVIAVIHPQDLPPTAQAPPGTPIRFVPTGSHTT, via the coding sequence ATGACGGACCGCGCGCTGGTCGTCGTACGGGCCGGGGCGCTGACCACGGTGCAGGACCTGGGACGCCCGGGCCACGCGCACCTCGGGGTGCCGCGCTCCGGGGCGCTGGACGCGCCCGCCGCCGCCCTGATGAACCGGCTCGTCGGCAATCCGCCCGAGGCGGCCCTCCTGGAGACGACACTCAACGGTTGTGACCTGCGGCCGCGTTCGGCGGTCACGGTGGCCGTGGGGGGCGCCCCGTGCCCCGTCGCCGTGGACGGCCGCCCGGCCGCCTGGGGCGCCCCGGTGCACGTACCCGGCGGAGCACTGCTGTCGGTGGGACCTGCGGTCTCCGGAGTACGCGCCTACGTGGCCGTCTCGGGCGGGGTGACCGTCGAACAGGTGCTGGGCAGCCGCTCGACCGACCTCCTCTCGGGCCTCGGCCCGCCGCCCCTCGTCGCCGGAGCGGTGCTCCCCCTGGGGAAGCCGTACGACATCCCCGCGCGCGTGGACGTCGTTCCGCAGCCGTCCCCACCGGCCGAACTCGTCCTGCGGGTGATCCCCGGCCCACGCGACGACTGGTTCACGGCCGCGGCCTGGCACACGTTCACCACGCACACCTACCGGGTGTCCTCGGCGAGCAACCGCATCGGCCTGCGCACGGAGGGGCGCGCCCTGGAGCGGGCGATCGGCGGCGAACTGCCCAGCGAGGGCATGGTCCTGGGCGCGGTCCAGGTCCCCCCGGACGGCCGCCCGGTCGTCTTCCTGGCAGACCACCCGACCACCGGCGGCTACCCGGTGATCGCAGTGATCCACCCCCAAGACCTCCCCCCCACGGCCCAGGCCCCCCCGGGCACCCCCATCCGCTTCGTCCCCACTGGCAGCCACACGACCTAG
- the pxpB gene encoding 5-oxoprolinase subunit PxpB, translating to MRALPVGDRALLVEVSTDEEAQALHADLLRRRAEGSLSVREIVPAARTVLLDGLDDPSRLAAQLSVARLPPVPPPAKDVVEIRVRYDGPDLADVAELWGVSPDEVARVHAAAEFRVAFCGFAPGFGYLTGLPERYGVPRRATPRTTVPAGSVGLAGPYTGVYPRSSPGGWQLIGTTDAVLWDHARVPAALLSPGTPVRFVPVDS from the coding sequence ATGAGGGCACTGCCGGTCGGCGACCGTGCCCTGCTCGTCGAGGTGTCCACGGACGAGGAGGCACAGGCCCTGCACGCCGATCTGCTCCGCCGTCGCGCGGAGGGTTCCCTCTCCGTGCGCGAGATCGTGCCCGCCGCCCGCACGGTCCTCCTCGACGGTCTCGACGACCCGTCCCGGCTGGCCGCGCAGCTGTCCGTCGCACGTCTCCCGCCCGTGCCGCCGCCCGCGAAGGACGTCGTGGAGATCCGGGTACGCTACGACGGCCCCGACCTCGCGGACGTCGCCGAACTCTGGGGCGTGTCCCCGGACGAGGTGGCGCGCGTCCACGCGGCTGCCGAGTTCCGCGTCGCGTTCTGCGGGTTCGCTCCCGGCTTCGGCTATCTGACCGGGCTCCCGGAGCGCTACGGCGTACCCCGGCGCGCGACACCCCGTACGACGGTCCCGGCGGGTTCTGTCGGCCTCGCGGGCCCGTACACGGGCGTGTACCCGCGCTCGTCGCCGGGCGGCTGGCAGCTGATCGGCACGACGGACGCCGTCCTGTGGGACCACGCGCGGGTGCCGGCCGCGCTGCTGTCGCCGGGCACGCCGGTCCGCTTCGTCCCGGTGGACTCCTGA
- a CDS encoding LamB/YcsF family protein: MTSTGTPLGTSIDLNADLGEGFGRWHLTDDEQLLSVVTSANVACGFHAGDASTMRRVCDLAAERGVRIGAQVSYRDLAGFGRRAMDVPPDELAAEVAYQIGALEVFARAAGARVAYVKPHGALYNRVMHDAEQAEAVAAGVLLADSTLPVLGLPDSRFLVVAAAVGLPVVTEAFADRAYTEAGTLVPRRLKDAVITDPGAVVERSVGLARSGVVTSLSGRDIAVRARSLCLHGDTPGAVDLARRVRARLEDSGVRVEAFV; encoded by the coding sequence ATGACCTCCACCGGTACCCCTCTCGGTACCTCGATCGATCTCAACGCCGATCTGGGCGAGGGTTTCGGCCGCTGGCACCTGACCGACGACGAACAGCTGCTGTCCGTCGTCACCAGCGCCAACGTGGCCTGCGGCTTCCATGCCGGGGACGCCTCGACCATGCGGCGGGTGTGCGACCTCGCCGCCGAGCGCGGTGTACGGATCGGTGCCCAGGTCTCCTACCGGGACCTGGCGGGCTTCGGGCGACGCGCGATGGACGTGCCGCCCGACGAGCTGGCCGCCGAGGTGGCGTACCAGATCGGTGCCCTGGAGGTCTTCGCCCGCGCGGCGGGCGCGCGCGTGGCCTACGTCAAACCGCACGGGGCGCTCTACAACCGCGTCATGCACGACGCGGAGCAGGCCGAGGCGGTCGCGGCAGGGGTGCTCCTGGCCGACTCCACGCTGCCGGTGCTCGGCCTGCCCGACTCGCGGTTCCTCGTCGTGGCGGCCGCGGTGGGCCTGCCGGTCGTCACGGAGGCGTTCGCGGACCGCGCGTACACCGAGGCGGGCACACTCGTGCCTCGCCGCTTGAAGGATGCGGTGATCACCGATCCCGGCGCCGTCGTGGAACGCTCGGTGGGTCTCGCCCGTTCTGGTGTCGTCACGTCCCTCTCTGGCCGTGACATCGCCGTACGGGCCCGGTCCCTGTGCCTGCACGGCGACACGCCCGGCGCGGTGGACCTGGCCCGCCGGGTCCGCGCACGGCTGGAAGATTCGGGCGTCCGCGTCGAGGCGTTCGTATGA